One stretch of Scophthalmus maximus strain ysfricsl-2021 chromosome 12, ASM2237912v1, whole genome shotgun sequence DNA includes these proteins:
- the pus7l gene encoding pseudouridylate synthase 7 homolog-like protein, with protein sequence MKQDSDAVNVPACFISGHEGFLGSIKNFIKDFVVTEIDISGQRVNKEAAAAAAAAAASHAPGCASSYKSNETTAECQQTNHSYVSHNAYVSADCGVDVALPSPGSFDLGVILGQSVSDELEQFVLTLKDEKPTQQELSLGSFADKHHRANVHRAVRHRFPFLMTVTIQPEIRVREDPDYRELSQLVTEDEAEDFFRFIDAKVRGSSYTFAPDDDKEHRTVVHHFLSRRFGKLVETKSFSDLGSTAISVRLRERGRPKKRSAEERKEEDVYTEFTLCKENLETLEAISYMAAALGVLPSDFTYAGIKDKRAITYQSMVVKKVSPQRLKEKRAEFEKRGMRLSQVRPVSEPLRLGRLQGNHFDLVVRDLRPHRAGDTHSSDADRHTRLAALVKEALENVKARGFVNYYGPQRFGTGQSVQSDRVGLTLLKEDMVSAVRLFFTPEEGDDPQSQAKRHFLQTDNAKESLALMPLCKARERLMLRALNRYGTSPDGCAQAWLSLPHSMRVFYPHAYCSRVWNDAVAHRLATLGHSARRGDLVWMPEGQSKADDGGETSCAQIHVVTDQEEQNEVYTLGQVLLPMPGNTVKYPENAMGTWYQERLARDGLEDCRFRVSGLKLNLPGCYRPLLALPRNLKYQLQRAACREGGGGEVKGDRKQDLPTLTLNFDLDSSCYATVCLREIMKCDL encoded by the exons atGAAGCAGGACAGCGACGCTGTGAACGTCCCTGCGTGCTTCATCTCCGGCCACGAAGGATTTCTGGGAAGCATCAAGAACTTTATCAAAGACTTTGTGGTGACTGAGATAGACATCAGTGGACAGCGGGTTAATaaagaggcggcggcggcggcggcggcggcagcagcatcaCACGCCCCGGGCTGTGCCTCCTCGTATAAATCCAACGAGACCACTGCGGAATGCCAGCAGACTAATCATTCCTATGTATCGCACAACGCGTATGTGTCCGCTGACTGCGGGGTGGACGTTGCCCTGCCGAGTCCAGGCAGTTTTGACCTAGGTGTGATCTTAGGCCAGTCAGTCAGCGACGAGCTCGAGCAGTTTGTGTTGACTCTCAAAGACGAAAAGCCCACCCAGCAGGAGTTGTCGCTGGGATCCTTCGCCGACAAACACCACAGAGCCAACGTGCACCGGGCCGTCAGACACCGCTTCCCCTTCCTCATGACGGTGACCATTCAGCCCGAGATCCGGGTGAGGGAGGACCCCGACTACAGGGAGCTCTCCCAGCTGGTCACCGAGGACGAGGCGGAGGACTTCTTCAGGTTCATCGACGCCAAGGTGCGCGGCTCGTCCTACACATTTGCACCCGACGACGACAAGGAGCACCGGACGGTGGTCCACCACTTCCTGAGCCGCAGGTTCGGGAAGCTGGTGGAGACGAAGAGCTTCAGCGACCTGGGCAGCACGGCGATCTCAGTGAGGctgagggagcgagggaggccGAAGAAGAGAAGCGCTGAGGAGCGCAAGGAGGAAGACGTTTACACTG agttCACTCTGTGTAAGGAGAACCTGGAGACCCTGGAAGCCATCAGCTACATGGCAGCAGCGCTTGGGGTCTTACCGTCAGATTTCACCTACGCTGGGATCAAGGATAAGAGAGCCATCACCTACCAGTCCATGGTGGTCAAGAAGGTCTCGCCTCAACG gctgaaagagaagagggcgGAGTTCGAGAAGAGAGGGATGCGCCTATCCCAAGTCCGCCCTGTCAGCGAGCCGCTCAGGTTAGGACGACTGCAGGGGAACCACTTTGACCTGGTGGTCCGTGATCTGAGGCCGCACAGGGCCGGCGACACGCACTCCTCcgacgcagacagacacactcgACTGGCGGCGCTGGTAAAGGAAGCATTGGAGAACGTCAAG gcCAGAGGTTTCGTCAACTACTATGGGCCACAGAGATTTGGGACTGGACAGAGCGTCCAGTCTGACAGAGTAGGGCTGACTTTGCTCAAAGAAGACATG gtGAGTGCCGTGCGCCTCTTCTTCACTCCAGAGGAAGGCGATGATCCTCAGAGCCAAGCAAAGAGACACTTCCTCCAGACAG ACAACGCTAAGGAGTCTTTGGCTTTGATGCCACTGTGTAAGGCCAGGGAGCGGCTGATGCTGCGGGCCCTGAACCGCTACGGGACGAGCCCGGACGGTTGTGCCCAAGCCTGGCTCAGCCTGCCCCACAGCATGAGAGTCTTCTACCCACACGCCTACTGCAGCAG GGTGTGGAACGACGCGGTGGCTCACAGGTTGGCCACTCTGGGCCACAGTGCCAGGCGAGGGGACCTGGTGTGGATGCCGGAGGGGCAGAGCAAAGCGGACGACGGTGGAGAAACCAGCTGTGCTCAG ATCCATGTAGTGACAGACCAAGAGGAGCAAAATGAAGTCTACACACTTGGACAA GTCTTGCTGCCGATGCCGGGAAACACGGTGAAATACCCAGAGAACGCCATGGGGACCTGGTACCAGGAGAGATTGGCCAGAGACGGGCTGGAAGATTGTCGCTTCAGAGTCAGCGGCCTCAAGCTGAATCTGCCTGGCTGCTACCGCCCCCTGTTGGCCCTGCCACGCAACCTCAAGTACCAGCTTCAGAGAGCGGcctgcagggagggaggaggaggagaggtgaaagGAGATAGGAAGCAGGACTTGCCCACTCTCACCTTAAACTTCGACCTGGACTCTTCCTGCTACGCTACCGTCTGCCTCAGAGAGATCATGAAGTGTGACCTGTAG
- the LOC118292498 gene encoding tetraspanin-8-like, whose product MQRSAVVVVADKTTLKRPFIFANAVHMALCFFMLTMTVAWHRDLVQTGKLVSNVSVVLMYVIEIGCLLLSVLGVFGAWKGKRWCLILYATGMAAASQTIIVRTALSYQDIYEKRVVREETKLLSLMPLSATSKANRTLLYSIQEEFECCGLIEGYKDWGSFIPASCNCQYPGKCIRLRGSATLGAPKNQYVYQEPCLPIYVSELKLAFSLTMAIQFGSGVFWMVLLVMSVKLMGQIKRKQEFMALLHSNRYVPGAF is encoded by the exons ATGCAGCGGAGCGCAGTGGTCGTGGTGGCGGATAAAACCACCCTGAAGAGGCCGTTCATCTTCGCCAACGCCGTGCATATG GCGCTGTGCTTCTTCATGCTGACGATGACGGTCGCCTGGCACAGAGACCTCGTACAGACCGGCAAA ctgGTGTCCAATGTCTCTGTGGTGTTGATGTACGTCATAGAAATCGGCTGCCTGCTGCTCTCAGTGCTCGGTGTGTTTGGAGCCTGGAAAGGGAAGAGGTGGTGTTTGATTCTG TACGCAACTGGGATGGCGGCTGCCAGTCAAACGATAATTGTCAGAACAGCACTAAGTTACCAAGACATTTACGAG AAGCGTGTGGTCCGTGAAGAGACCAAGCTGCTGTCCCTGATGCCGCTCAGTGCAACCAGCAAAGCCAACAGGACCCTGCTGTACAGTATTCAAGAAGAA TTTGAGTGCTGTGGTCTTATCGAGGGCTACAAAGACTGGGGCTCCTTCATCCCGGCCTCTTGCAACTGTCAGTATCCAGGAAAATGC ATTCGACTGCGGGGCAGTGCCACACTTGGGGCTCCAAAGAACCAGTATGTTTATCAagag CCTTGTCTGCCGATCTACGTTTCTGAACTGAAGCTTGCATTCTCACTGACCATGGCGATACAATTTGGAAGTGGAGTGTTTTGg ATGGTTTTACTTGTCATGAGCGTCAAGCTGATGGGCCAgataaaaaggaaacaggagtTCATGGCTCTTCTCCACTCAAACAGATATGTTCCCGGTGCCTTCTAG